CAGCTGCAGAATGTGGCTCGCAAACTGGCCATCAGCCAAACCAAACAGGTCAGGGCAACACCTGCATGCACTCAAATAAAGCTGCTCACCATTTCCTTAGCTTTGAGTTGATTTTAGTGGGCATGTTGTTCAGAGGAATGTTTGCTTTGCTCATACTAGTGGTGGTTCAAGTGACAAAGGTGAGAAATCGTtttcatagatagatagatagatagatagatagatagatagatagatactttattaatcctgagggatatccaagttttattttcaatttctagttgatatatcaaattttagctcttttcaaAAATGCCTTTGTATCCTCGCCTTTACTAATGATGGCATGAATAATACAAACAGGAAATGTGGGAGGAAACTAGAACTGACACCCAACAGTGTAGATTAGTATTATAGCTTAAATTAATCATTAGACCACTGAGCAGCCTAAATTATATTAACTTGACATGAGTAAAAGGAGCTGCAGTATTTTTCAAGGTAGTTTATTAAATCTAGCCCTGAGCATAGGATTTGTAATGGCGGATGAGCCCTCAAGAGTATTACCTGTAGCTTTCTTGAATTATAATTTTGGAACTCGGTAACGTGGCAACAACTCAAAACTCCTGGTTcctcaaaaaaagaacaaagacatGGAGCTTGAGTTGGACCATGACAGCGTCTTTGGGCCAGGAGTTGTCCTTTGACGACACCAACCAGCAGCCAGTCTGTTAATTTTGCATAGCTTTAGGCCTTAATACAACTTTACTTATCGTAAGGTTGGTCATTTTAACTTAGGAGTCTATCAGAATAGACTCACTTTTGGAGCTAGGCTGAAGAGGTCATTTGAGGAGCAGCAGcttttagcttcattttcagTCTTGGAGTTTACCGCTTTGCCTCGAGGCTTGTTCACAGATATTAATATTCACGTGGGAGGCCTCTGCACCCTCCTAATGAAGCactttcttcattgttttcttgAGAAAAGGTCAGCATTTCCTCCACCCTGGCGTCAGAGCTCAGCTAAGTGGCCTGACAAGTTTCCAGGTGACAGTGTCAGTAAGTGTCTCTGGTATTTACGGAATGCTCGTCAGACATTTAGAGAAAGTCACAAGGTGTGCAACCAAAACATGGATTAGATGTGAGtattaaaataaagataaaacagAGTGACGCGACTGAGGTtgaagaagaacaacaagagTTGTGCCATTACATAACCTGCCACATCTGCTTATTTGTCTATTCAGGAAATAAAACCTGGAAAAAAGGGAGAGGAGAGTGCTATTCTGCAGCAGGCCTTGTGGGACAGAGATGAAGCCATAGAGAAGTGAGTTTACACACAGTCACATGCCTCTAAATAACAGAATGAATCAAGATTTAGGGAGAAATAAAAGGAAGCATCTATTTTGagcaatgtgtcattttttctgttCCGCTGTGCAGGAAGAAAGCGATGGAGGCCGAGCTGCTTCGGAGTAAGACGGAGCTGATGGCACTGAACAACCAGCTGCTGGAGGCTGTGCAGAAACGTCTGGAGCTGTCGTTGGAGGTCGAGGCCTGGAAGGTAAACCTGAGCTAGCTTTACTGTTTCAGCAGAGTGAAATGGAGATGTGAGGAACATATGGAAATCAGCCAGAGAAATCTGGAAAAGTAGGGCACCCACACGCACCCACACCCATATATAATGAGTGTTAAGCAGACGCTGCTTTCAGAAGGTGTTGAACCGTGAAACACACACGGTCCAAACTACAATTAAAATTCACTCACATTACATTCAGCACATACAGCCGTTGAAGCCAGCTGGTATCCTGCTACAGTGTTTTGGCCTCGGGCCTGTGTGTTCTTCTGCTGAGCACCGGCCTCCCTGCAGCGTCGAACTGAAACTACACGGCACACTGCAAGTTTTGTCAAGTTTACTGTTGAGAGCAGCAGTGTCTGTTTAAGCTTTGCACTCCAAATACAAACAGATTTCTCTTCCCCCTAACctacagaaaagagacaaatatGATGTTTGCTTATATTTTACTGCCccaatgtgacacaaaacacaaaatgtagtgTCAGATCTTTCTCTGGATTGTCGTATTTTTCTGACTTACTACTTATGGAGTCATCTGAAAATGCATCTTCCCTTAAAATGATAATCTGCCTATATTCTAGTAAAAGTGAAATTGTATTATTAGAATCGATACCAGCTCCATCTTCTTGATAACTGTTGTATTCTAATAGTTTTTAGTAAAGCTGCAATGTGGGGATGGATCTTTCTTTGTACCATCTCACCGTATTTCAGTCAAGCAGTTGCACACAATTGCAACAATGTgacagttttttcccccctttttcaaaaagtattttttgttaGCTGTAATCACTTGACATTTCATCTCTCCCCAATATAATACATAACTGGCATACCTTCTTTCACCATAAACtaaggaatttaaagaatgagATGATGtagtcaaaaacaaaacttgataAATTAGTGCAACAATAAATACTTATCGGCTTAAACTATAACTTTTTAAGATATACTATCCAGAATAACATGAAGGGCGAGTAAGACATAAGATAATAACTTTCATCCATGATTCATAAACATCCATGTTAATTCTGTTAGTGAGTTGATTGCAATGTGAAAACTAAAGCCCCGAATCAATGGCAGGTTTGTCACTAAAGCATTAAATCCATTATTTATgacaattttatattttaaaaacttcatCTTGTCAGCAAAAACATCCACAGACTTGATAAATGTAAACTAGGTCACATTCCCACGGGTTTCAAATCTGGCTCATCATCACGTTTTCTCGCTTCTTTGCCACGTTTCCTCACACATGACTGTagatttgcagattttttttataccaggtatttttttcatttcctgacagcctgttttgtttttttaatcttgatGCACCTCAGGAGGACGTTCAGAGgatcctccagcagcagctacagAGTCAGCAGCAGGCAGAGCAGGCTCAGAAGAAGAGTTCTCGTTTAGGCATCCTCAGGAGAGGCAACAAACCCATCCAGCGGCCATCCAACTTCCTTCTGTCCACGTCAACCCCTCCCACTACCAACACGAAGCAAATCTCCAGATCTGCTGCTCCGGCTCCCAGCACGCCTCCTTCCAGCCTCAGGTGGAAGCCGAGGAGGGGCAAGAGCAGCCGTCAAGCAGACCAGGATTCAGAGTTCGGTCGGGAAGATGACGGCTTCCGGAACGTGTCACTTGATTAACACAGTGCTGACACTGAGTGCACACTTACATCTACTTAAAGTCGCTCTTCAGTCATAAAAGTGCTTCTTACCGTCCCTTACTGAATCATGTTTAACACTCAAaggttgtttttacatttatctgCTGAAGGGGGAAGCTTCACTTAAAATCTGAGTTTAACCTGCATGTGAGCAGTTTTTTGTGACAACATAACTAGTTGGAAAACATCCATGCACTAATATGTAGCCGGCGATGTGGAAATACTTCAGTGCACAAACATaagactagaaaagcactcagagagcgcagacctccgccaaggatattgacattcccatggaacattgtattcacatacatttatatacgatttagaacattttggacgacatactaaactatgacatttttggtgacattttggacaacatacgaaaatatgacattttactgaaattttggacgacatactaaactatgacttttttctcacattttagaccacatactaaactatgacgattatgtcacattttggacgacacactaaactatgactttttttacattgtggacgacatactaaactatgacgtttttggtgacattttggatgacatactaaaatatgacgtttatgtcattttttggacaacatactaaactatgacgtttttggtgacattttggacgacacactaaactatgacttttttctcacattttagaccacatactaaactatgacgattatgtcacattttggacgacatactaaactatgacttttttttacattgtggacgacatactaaactatgacgtttttggtgacattttggacgacatactaaactatgactttttttacattgtggacgacatactaaactatgacgattatgtcacattttggacgacatactaaactatgactttttttacattttggatgacatactaaaatatgacgtttatgtcattttttggacaacatgctaaactatgatgtttttgtcacattttggatgacaaactaaactacgacgtttcagttacattttggacaacataccaaactatgactcagagagcgcagacctccgccaaggatattgacattcccatggaacattgtattcacatacatttatgtacaatttagaaattgaagtattgtattgtattttcatggaaacataagacatatattttcatgaacaattttattccattcttaattaatcaacatggagagaggaaaacaggaaacccatgcagtaaaggatcatgagctggaattaaacctgcatctctgacacagttctgtttatgaatcaccttcttaaccagttgagctatctggacaccttgctccaacttgttggacgacatactaacctatgatgtttttgtcatattttggaccacatactaaaaaattcaaagtgatccagaatccaggatcctttccggattgccaccaaaaataaatcagctcttcctcttatcatagtctacatcccctgaaaatttcatttgaaTCTGAGCAtgcatttttgagttatcttgttaacagacagacagacagacagacacacaaacgccgggtgtcacataacctccttggcggaggtaacaagGAACTTTTCATTGGATTAGGAGACTTCTTGTGTCTGGCGGTCACACTTGTACAATAAACTATATTTGCATATTCATAGATTCTGGATGTCTCAGTGCGGAGCGAGGCAAAGATGCCATTTTAATAAAGTAACTGAACTTCCTTTGTGGAAAAACCGTATCACGCACAATATtactaaccctcctgttgtcctgctaGTCcaaattgacccggtttaaagtttgaaaatgtggaaaaagaaaaaatatttccacagtcaagcttctaatgtccacattttcaacacttttgcaaaatctttgaacattttttggtggaaaaagaaatgttaaaaatatttcttaagaaatattcacacaaaaaaaatcaaccaaaatctagcaaaatttgattttttgtgaatgttcttaaagaaaatattagaagttttactgatatatatgtaatcactttaaatatttgtaggattttttttggaagatttttactaatttttttgaaaatatatgaattttcttgccaaatttgggtgattttttaaaaaataaaacttttcatgaattattggaattttcgtcctgaaggttttgcaaatattctgaaatttggggaattgttttgctaaatttttggatttttttcagacaaggaaacaatattttttggtgcctgtaaacaaagacaacaggagggttaaagcagagtatttttcatatttgaaaacaTGTCGGGAGGAAATGTTATATATTTTCTTGGGAAACATACTTCATGTATGTATGAAGTATAATGGATTGTGAATATACCacgtaaatgtttaaaattgtaACACTTAAATGACTTATTGACCTTAATATTTGTTACTTGTAAATAAATGGAATTCTTATACACAAACTCTTTTAAATCTCTGAGTCAGACTGTAGTGGATTTTGTGACGTTCACATCaccacaaaagaaagaaaaataaactttgtTGCATCGTTTGGCTATTTTATTGTATAatatcattttcaacaatataTATTCCACTTTTATATGCATCTCgcacacatttaaaatgtatatatatatatttttttatacatATGCCATTATCTAGGATGAGTGCCACCACTGCAGCAACATGTTTAACAAACAGACATACGTAGCACAGCAAAGTCGCACCTGATGACAAGAAAAGGCATGCTCATAGTGAAACAATATACAATCCTGACAGATGATTACAGTCTTAAAACAACTTTTTCTATACTGTCGACAGTGTCTCCTTTTGCTTATAATTTTCTGCAGCAGTGCAGAAGAACCACCTGCATTCAAACGTCAGCACAACCCGAGCCCCCGACAATTTATTCACATTGTGCAACAAGACGGATCCGTCTTGCGGTTGAAGGAGGATGAAGGGGCGACTCTCCGTTTTATAAAAAGAGAGTCTCACGCAACTGGAATCTTATTATTTAAAGCCTTTTTAGACTTCTGTATGGACATCAAACGaacaaaaaacactgactgTAGTAAACATCTAGCGCCTCAACTGTTAAGCCTCCTTGTGAGAAAATTCAGAACTGGCAACCCAGCTGCCAATCTAAAGTCTACAGATAGTTctaagtttctttttttgttataaAGGTTTACAGAAATGGAAAAGAGCTCTCAGTAAAAGAGGCACATACAAATCAACAACACCCTGCTTGTTCACACAGATGGCAGTTTCACTACTGGACCGTACTTTTGTAACCCATTGAAACAAAAAGGATATTAACACTATTACGGTTAGAGAACAACATACAGTGTTGCAGCATATATTTGTGAGATACCCATAGAGCCTTGCGCCATATTTGTAAAGAGTAAGTGAGACACAGATAATAAACTGGTAAAACATTGTTTCATCAAAACACTAACCGGACTGACCAAATACAAAGACACAACGACGATACTACGGCTTGTTGCCAGACAGACAAAAGAATAGGATAAGTGTATAATAACTAGCATATCCAGTTGTAACCTGAGACTGTCAGGAAACAGTTTGTGCTGATACTGCATGAAAGTTTCAGCTTGGTTTTGATACATGATTTTATTGGCATAAAAATATAACCAGCGCTCCTGATGAGCTGGAGTAGTGACACTGTAACCAACCTCCTTAATGACATACAGCAGATACAGAGGAGAGGGCGCTTTCCTGCCCACAATACTGAATATACCActattataaatattaaaataacctCCTACGGCAAGCCATCTGTACACATCAAGTCTGTATTGCAGCCTCAGCGCAGAGCTCCAAACTCCTGACACGATTTCTGCTTTGCACATTCGTCTCCAAGAAGAACTCCTCAGATAAACAGCTTCGTTTCATTGCAGCGCTGTCACAACTTTCATATCTAAACAGCGATCTCGATGCTGGTTCACTTCAGCAGCCTGATTGTACTTGACCTAAAGCCATTTTTCTACTATACTGGCATAAATGTGTCAACATAAAGAAAGCACTGTGCAAATCAGAGTTTCTTTGGATTAGTATGTCGCCTCCAAAAACAGCCCCGTTATGTTAAACTGGAGATATTGTCGTTGCTACCATCTACTTAATATTCACATCTACAAACCAGCCAATCTAGTAACACTACCTGTCTGGCAGAGagactaaacaaaacaaaagttcaCCTACACTACACTAAAGCTGATACTGCTAAAAGGTAAGAACTGACTGCTGTAAAAGGGTGAGTTTGGTCCAGTGTTGGCAAATATTAGCATCACTAATGACTCCGCTCGTTCTCGCTGAAGCTGCTGAATTCTCACCTTCGGTTTTCGACTTGCAAACGCTCAGAGGTGCTgagctttggaaaaaaaagttctgaGGCGAAGGCTGGAGGCAGCTAGGACTGAaggaaggagatgatggagctGATGAAATCTAAGGGTTTGTCTGCATGAATCCAGTGGCTCGCGTCTGGGATGTACTGGATGTCAGCGTTGGGGAACAGCCTCTGGATTTCTGGGTAATCCTCAGAGCTGGACCAGGAACGAAGACGAGGAGAAAGAGGGTTAAATAGGGCAAAAGACGcggaaaaaacaaaatcatacaCACATGCGATATTAAAGATTGCTCAATGTTGATCAAAATGGATTTTAAAGGCTAAAATAATTCTTCATGGGCGCATTTAATTGAGTTTAAAGCCATGTAAGATCAACATCCTCTGATCAACTCTGGAAATTTTTCACCCGTCATTCAATTTCCCGCATTTGTCCGTCTTCACTGCATCCTCTtaaacaaaggcaaaaaaaatctgtccattgagtatatatttaaaaaactgtCATATCATGGGTTAACACAATATACATTTtcacaaatgtgttttcatcttctttcatatttatttaatttagctatttttttgccaaaaaaatttaatttttaaattcaattcagcagactgattcattttaaaaaaacattttttttctcccctcatGCTTCTCTGTAAATATACATCACATTAGTTTGCATTCCAGATGTGGACACGTGTGATTAATGTTCACTTCACCATATGTTTGTAGTTCATTCACCTGCTGCAGATTGACACATGTATATATGCAATGTTAGCGCTGCTtgtgtttgaaatatttttaattgagTGAAATGCTGCATAGAAACAGAAACTAACAGAATACAGTAAACTTAATGTAAACCTCAGGCTCAGGGTTATGGCTCATCAGGTCAGGTCCAGTCCATTTATTTATGTCCTCTAATGGGCATTTGTTTCTGATCTGTATTGTTGACTAATTTGAGCTACCCCACTAAATCCTGATGTGCTCAGTACAGGATGTCCTGATCTTTCTAATAATGTCTCATGTAATTGGATGGGAagaggggaactttgttttcgTGCCGAGAAAAAATGAGACTGCCAGGAAAGGAGAAAAGTTGAATCAAATAAGAGGTCGTTGTTTTACTTATGACAATcatatattttcttgtttaagCACATGCTGGGAATTCTAAATTGGAGTCAGAGGTCAGTTAAATTGTTTGTCAGGAAAAATAATAGCCCCCTTTGTAAATGTCAACTGTAATGGGCACGAGAACGATTTAATGGGGCTAGCTAATAGCTAACTAGCATGCTAGTTCTTTGTCTACATTCGAATTTCTGgcccaaaacacatttctttgtggGGTCATTAAcatgctgaatgtattttcTATGTAAAGTAATTAATTTCAAACTATATTTCCTTCAACCTCTTAAATTTAACActattgttattttgtttagtCTCTTAAAATTTCATGAGAAAACGgattgacattttgttttcttgtcagcTTATTCTGATTTCAAAGTTTTCCTGTTCTGTTTTCGTTTTTTTACGGTAAAATCGTTCTGTTGTCAACTACAGTGGATTTTtagtaaaatatatatgtatatataattcTAAGTTATGGGCTGTTACTTTAGCtccaaaaaggcaggaaatcacacaaaaaaaagttcaattgAAAGGCACTTTCTTTTCCTCGGTTCTCATGAGGTATGTGAGTACGTAACAACATAATAATATTAACTGAAGGCCATTTGCACAGAACAAATCTGTTTAAGTGCAATGGCCATAATCAAAAATGAGATAAGACTATGTACATTGTGTTCCACAAGAGGTCAAAGTGACAACTGTTCAAGTGTTTGTTAAAGCAAATATCTAATcaggcaaacaaaaaaaataatacattcagTCAGTGTAAGCATGGCAACAGAGATCTGAAGATCAAACCAACCATGAGAATGGGAAAGAAAGATGATTAAAGTGACTTTGTGctataatctggcatatttacgCCCATTTCTGAACAAATGGGCGTTCATTAATGTGCAACGTCCCtaccaaataaagaaataatccACTTTGGACATGgtttgagtatttcagaaaccaCTGATCTGCAAGAATTTTCAAGCACAACCATCTCTCGAGTTTCCAAAGAATCCTCAGACTGGTTCAAGCTTCAAGAAGTAGATGAGCTCCAGCTAGAGATGGCCTGGTCTGAGTCTGGATTTGCACTGtgacattcagatggtcaggATCTGGTGTAAACAGCATGAAACcgtggatccatcctgcctcgTACCAACAATCCAGGCTGGAGGCGGCggtgggggatattttcttggcacactttggaCCTCTTAATGCCAAATCAGTCAATAAACACCACAGACCTGAGTACTGCTGCTGCCCATGTCCGTCCCTTTATGAACACAGTGGACCATCTCGTTCTAATGGCTACTTTCAGcaggaaaacacatcatattacATAGCTCAACTCACCTCAGACTGGTTTACTGAACAGGAAAATGTTTTCACTCACATCATCTCCACAGCCACCAGGTTTCAATCAAATGATGAGAGAACTAGATTAATCCTATAATACTACAGGATTATTCCAAGCATCCGGGAATTATTTGTCGTTCACCCACCCTGGGAATAATTATAGATGACTACAGAAAATTATTctccattattatttttttaaaggaaatttaCTGGCAAGTACTGCAAATTCAAAAGTATATTAATGCTATAATAAGAAGCTGAGTGTTTTAGGCTCATGTTCCTGTCTCTACAGAAACAATCACTGGAGGTCTGTTGTTATACCTGATATAAGCAGAACTGGCTCCACCCAAAAACAGCGTAGGTCCCTCATAGGCGCTGTCAAAGTTGGGGAAACTCATGATGTCATCAAGGTGCGCTGAGATGGCCTCCAAGTTGACTCTCCAGGCGTAGTGTCCGTTCTGCTCCACCAGGTTAGTCAGAAGGAACTGACGCACTGAGTGCTCCTGAGGGAAGGACGGACATAAGATGACCACACTAatttaaattcaagtttaaCTACTGACTGCTCATATGGGAAGGGAATTATTGTTCACTCCGTAGAGCCATTTACAGACAGAAGGAAGCAATATATCagcaaaaaactcaaaataactgactgcatcatttctgacactGAGTCTGTAGCAGCTAGGGAGTCAGTTTCCTTAAGGTTGGATGAGAGgttgagaccaaaacagagctaaaagagagTCACTACCTAGGCGTTCATCAAGGGTCCAGAAACACAACTAGAAActttaaataactttaaatgGTCCAAAAAGGTAGCTGGTAGCTAACAAGTTTGCCACATTAACTTTTTAAAGCATTATTGCTGCCTCAAGTGGCCCAAAAGATCAGCTATTGCAAGTTTAATATCAGCTACAGGAAcctacatgacaaaaaaatgaagcaaactcATGACAAACTAATggattttctgaaaaaaatggttttctttatttagaGATACTAAATGGTTTAATATCAGAAAGCACTGCTGACCTTGACCAAACTGCGCAGCTGATCCTCAGCCATCCGCCTGGCAGTAGACCGAGGGATGTCAACGGAGATCTTCACGTCCTGCATTGCCTGGATGTACTGGTAGAAGTTGGTGCGTGCGGAGGTCTGGGCTGGACTGATGTCCACGACCACCAACCCCTCCACTAAACCAGGCTGCAAACAGAGACAGACTGAGGTGAGCAGGTCGGAGAAGATGTACAATAAGAGCCCAATGACAACATGGAAACACGACGAGCTGCAGCATGAGAGTCAGAGGAGGATGATTAACAGGACTGAAATGCACAGTGAGAAAGGTCAGGTGACGCCCAGTGAGGAGACTATATGGTCATGATAAATTCATGGTGACATTTGGCGGAGGCTGACCTGCATCAGAGCCGTCGTCATGGCTGTCTTTCCTCCCATACTGTGGCCGATGAGGACGCACTTCTCGATGCGCAGCTGGGCGAGGAGGTGTTTTAAATCGCTGGTCATCGCTTCATAGGTCAGCACGGGACTGTGAGGGCTGTTACCATGGTTACGGGCATCTACAGTCAGCACCTAACTGGACAAAGGACAGTTAGGACACTTGGAACGGGGAAAAGaaggcaacaaaaaacaacaaacttgtATGTCAGCTTTATCGTTTGGAAGGTGACAGAACAGACAAAGGCTCTACTGTGCAGGCAAGGTGATGAGTTTCTTCAAAACACTCCCAGGGGCAGATTGTCTAACAGTGTTTATTACAACAGTACGGATTGTTGAATAAGTCTATCAAATGACAGGGAACACAGAGCTGATTGTACATTCCCAAGCCTGCTTTTGTAGGACAGTTATTGTCAGGCTGCAGACTGCAAGAAACAGGGATGAATTATCTGTAATGTAGCAGCAGACAGGTGTGATTTCTTCATCGTTGCATTACCTTTCGGCCTGTACGCTGCACCAAGGACTTCGCTATCGAGTGGAAGTTAGATTTACTGCCAAAAAGCCCGTGTAGAAACACCAAGGGAGTGCTCTCTCCCTTCCCGTCAAAGACATCATAGGTCAAGCTGACCgggctgcaggaaaaaaaaaacattcatgttgatTAGTAACAACCTCCTCAGCTACATTTCCGCCAAGAATAATGTCTCTACTCAGACAGGAACGGTAAATCTAAGAGATAAAACTCCAACTGATTAGACTATCAGGGAGCAGAAATGCTTCAACTCACAGAGAAAAAGAATTTGCAGAGCATCTAGTTTTTCTAATCTGACATATGCCCCGTTCAAACAGGATTTCAGGGGATATTATTCAAAGAGGAGAATGCAGAGGCAGCATCGTTCAGTAATTTGTGACTTACTGGGTGGAAACTGTTGTGCTTCCACCTGCTGGTACAGCACAGGCGACATAAAGGCAAAAATACACTAAGTTTAAGTCACCTTtgatgtaaaaacacaacattttactTGGTATTATACAAATGTGTTCATAAAAAAGTAATTGGTAATCATTTTATTGCAGTGTGATTTTAAATTGTACCATAACTAATGTAAAATTGCAGATGGAAAGATGTTTTGAtat
This genomic stretch from Acanthochromis polyacanthus isolate Apoly-LR-REF ecotype Palm Island chromosome 17, KAUST_Apoly_ChrSc, whole genome shotgun sequence harbors:
- the abhd11 gene encoding protein ABHD11 yields the protein MSALCRLIQRGLLSGRPSCRLFAGQQDVCCGVAPLVRAASSSSPVSLTYDVFDGKGESTPLVFLHGLFGSKSNFHSIAKSLVQRTGRKVLTVDARNHGNSPHSPVLTYEAMTSDLKHLLAQLRIEKCVLIGHSMGGKTAMTTALMQPGLVEGLVVVDISPAQTSARTNFYQYIQAMQDVKISVDIPRSTARRMAEDQLRSLVKEHSVRQFLLTNLVEQNGHYAWRVNLEAISAHLDDIMSFPNFDSAYEGPTLFLGGASSAYISSEDYPEIQRLFPNADIQYIPDASHWIHADKPLDFISSIISFLQS